A genomic window from Lentibacter algarum includes:
- a CDS encoding phytanoyl-CoA dioxygenase family protein, translating to MSAHDFINLKTYPIGADSPERVALLESVRADLERDGCAVLKGFLTADGVAALTAEAESVSEQGYRSFNRTNAYFTKDDPDLPADHPKRQFFDRSNAFIPADNFSPDGALRQIHDFEGFDAFIQACLQEENFYRYADPLADVIVNMAEEGEGFPWHFDTNNFTVTLAIQNAESGGAFEYAPAIRAETENFDEVGRVLRGQSDRVKVLELEPGDLQLFRGRYSLHRVAPLKGQRRRYVAIFSYVEEPNMVGAPERTEQLYGRTLPIHHERAGQRIDVLMD from the coding sequence ATGTCTGCACATGACTTTATCAATCTGAAAACTTATCCCATCGGGGCTGATAGCCCTGAAAGGGTGGCGTTGCTTGAGAGCGTGCGCGCAGATTTGGAGCGTGATGGATGCGCTGTTCTAAAGGGGTTTTTGACGGCTGATGGCGTTGCGGCGCTGACAGCCGAGGCAGAAAGCGTATCAGAACAAGGCTACCGCTCATTTAACCGTACCAATGCATACTTCACAAAGGATGATCCCGACTTGCCAGCGGATCACCCCAAGCGACAGTTTTTTGATCGCTCCAACGCATTCATTCCTGCTGACAACTTTTCACCTGACGGGGCCTTACGTCAGATCCATGACTTTGAAGGCTTTGACGCCTTTATTCAGGCGTGTTTGCAGGAAGAGAATTTTTATCGCTATGCTGACCCGTTGGCGGATGTGATCGTGAATATGGCAGAGGAAGGCGAGGGCTTCCCTTGGCATTTTGATACAAATAATTTCACGGTAACACTTGCCATTCAGAATGCCGAAAGCGGGGGCGCTTTTGAGTATGCGCCTGCGATCCGTGCTGAGACCGAAAACTTTGACGAAGTCGGCCGCGTTCTGCGTGGGCAATCTGACAGAGTGAAAGTGCTAGAACTGGAACCCGGCGATTTGCAGCTCTTTCGCGGGCGCTACTCTTTACATCGCGTCGCACCGCTTAAGGGGCAGCGGCGGCGCTATGTTGCGATTTTTTCGTATGTTGAAGAGCCAAACATGGTTGGGGCGCCAGAGCGTACAGAACAGCTTTATGGGCGCACCCTGCCCATTCATCACGAACGGGCAGGGCAACGGATTGATGTGTTGATGGATTAG